The sequence below is a genomic window from Mycobacterium sp. ITM-2016-00316.
GCAGGGCGATGAACGCGTCGGCGCGATCCTCCATCACCTGCTTGCGTTCCCGCATGGTGTCGGTGACCACCAGTTCGTCGGCGGCGATGTCGGCAAGTTCACGGTGCACGAGGGCTTTGGGGATGACGCCGATGGTGCGTCCGTTGCGCTGCCGGGCCCCGTCGGCCACCGCGCCCATCGCCGAGACGTTGCCGCCACCGGAGACCAGCGTCCAGCCGCGGTCGGCGATCGCGCGGCCCACGTCGGTGGCGAGTTCGAGCAGTTCAGGGTGCGTCGGGCCGGACGCGCAGTACACGCAGACGGCCCACGGGCTGGTTTCGGACACAGTGGAGAACGTACCGCCGGTTTCGCCGTGCCCGCATGGCCGCCCGCCCTACACTGCGGCTGTGCCTGAGCCGTCGAGCGACGCTGCTGCCGACGCGCTGGGCCGCGCGGATCTCGGCGCCGCCGAGGCGCTGGCCCGGGCGGCATTGACCGAGAGCGGATCGCTGTCCGCCCGGCTGACGTTGGCACAGGCCCTGGCCTGGCAGGGCCGCGGCCACGAAGCCGACACGGTGCTCGCCCAGGTCGACCCCGGCTCGCTGGGTGAGGCCGACCTGATCGCGTGGGCGCTGCCCCGGGCAGCCAATCAGTTCTGGATGCTCGACGAGCCCGAGCAGGCCACCGCCTTCCTGCGCGCGACCCGCGCCCGGCTGCGTTCCGCCACGACCGTCGACGCGTTGCTGAGCACCTTCGCCATGAACGCCGGCAGCCTGCAGCGCGCGCTGGACCTCGCCGGCTCCGTGCTCTCGACGCCGGACGCCGACCACCGGGCGATCGGCTGGGCGGCGTCGGCGGCGGCATTGTCATCGGCCCGGATGGGCCTGTTCTCCGCGGTGGACGCCCTGGCCGCGCAGGCCATCGAGTCCGGCAATCCCGGGCTGCTGCGGTTCACCTCCGCCTTCGGGCAGACCACGGCGCTGGTCCTTGGCGGCGCACCGGATCGCGCCGAGGCGCTGGCCCGTGACCTGGTGGACGGCGCGCAACCGTCGCGCGCGATCGGGCAACTGCTGGTGGCCGACGTGCTGTTGATCCGTGGTGCCCTCGACGAGGCGGTGTCGTTGTTGCGGGAATCTGCCGCTGCGCTGGCGGTCACCGGGTACTCGTGGGGCCCGCTGGCGTGGATGCTGCTGGCTCAGGCGCTCGGGCAACAGGGGCTGGTGGTCGAAGCGGCCAAAGCGCTGTCGCGGGCGGAGTCCCGGCACGGCTTGAAGTCGATGCTGTTCGCCCCGGAGTTGGCGCTGGCCCGGGCCTGGACCTGCGCGGCGCGACGGGATCCGGTGGCAGCGGTTGCGGCGGCCCGCGAAGCGGCCCGTGCCGCATCGCGTGGCGGCCAATCCGCTGTGGCGGTGCGCGCACTGCACGACGCAGTACGTCTGGGCGATGCCCGCGCGGCCGATAGCCTCGCCGCACTCGAATTGGATTGCGTGTTCGCTCGTTTGACGCTCGAGCATGCACGAGCACTGACAGCCGGCGATGAGGCCGGGCTCGACTCGGTTGCCAAAAGTTACGCCGCGCGCGGTTATTCGAGAACGACATCCCCCACCGAAGCCCAATTGCCGCCGCTCACATAGTGATTGGCGCCGGGCCAATCCCTACACCAGTACGCCTGCTCCCTTAGGATCAACCCAGCAAGGATGGCGACCGGGGGTCAGATGGGCGCGCGTGATCGTTTGCCGACGGCATGGTCGAGGGTTCGCCAGGCGCTGAGCCGGGGGTTACCGCAAACCGGCCGAACGGGCCTGCGAACTGTCCGCCTGCGACAACCGCAGACCACAAGCAGGACCGCAAGCCGGCACCGTTGGACGGGCCACGTCGCACATCGGCCCGCCGCACCCCGAGCGCGCATCGACACCTCGGCGTGCCGATCGACCCGGGGCAACGCTATGGTGACGGCTACGTCAATTATGTGTCGGGGGTCACAGTGATCGGCTCCCAGTGCGCAGGGTCACAGCGAGAGGTAGCGGGCATCAACGAGAAACGCCTCGACATCCAGGGCATGCGGGCCGTCGCGGTGCTGCTCGTCGTGCTCTTTCATGCCGAGATCCCCGGGTTCGGTGGCGGTTATGTCGGCGTCGACGTCTTCTTCGTCATATCCGGCTTCCTCATCAGCACCCATCTGCTCAAATCCCTGCGTGATCACGGCCGGGTCGGGTTCGGCGCGTTCTACGCCCGCCGCGCCCGTCGCCTGCTGCCTGCCGCTGTCGTCGTCATCCTCGCCACCGTGCTGGCCGCCCGACTGCTGGTGTCACCGATCCAGTTCGGCTACGTGATCAAGGACGCGATCGCCGCGACCTTCTACGTCCCCAATCTCTGGTTCGCCTACAACGCCACCGACTACCTCGCGGAGAAGACACCGTCGCTGTTCCTGCACTACTGGTCCCTGGGGGTCGAGGAGCAGTTCTATCTGCTGTGGCCGGTGCTGCTGGCGATCCTGTTCCGGTTCTGCAAGGCGCGCTGGACGCTGGCGATCGCGATGTCGGCGCTCATCGTCGTGTCCTTCGCGGTCTGCCTGTACTCCACCACCTACGCCCAACCCGATGCGTTCTTCCTGCTACCCGCTCGCGTGTGGGAGTTCGGGCTCGGCGCTCTGGTGGCACTCGCCCTGTTCGACGGACGAAAGCTGTTCGCACCCCGCATCGCTGCAGCACTGGGGTGGGTCGGGCTGCTCGCGATCATCGGCGCCGCCATGGTGTTCACCACCAAGACCGTCTACCCCGGCTCGGCGGTGGCGATCCCCGTTCTGGGTGCCGCCCTGCTGATCGCCGCGGGCACCGCGCCAGGCGGGCCGGCGGGGATACTGAGCGTGCGTCCGGTCACCTGGATCGGCGACATCTCCTACTCCCTGTACCTCGTGCACTGGCCGGTGCTGATGCTGCCCGTCGCCGCCGGCGCCTACATGGAACACCTGCCGATGTGGGCGCGCATCGCGCTCGCCATGGCCTGCGTCCCGTTGGCGTGGCTGCTCTACACCTACGTGGAGATACCCGGCCAGCGCGTCGGTTGGCTCACCGCATCGCGGCCGCGCCGCACCTTCGGTGTGGCGGCAGCCGCGATGGCGACTGTCGTCGTGACGGCCGTGACCGCCGGTATGGTCGTCCAGTCCAGGCTGGACAATGGCCGGCCCGCCCAGCCGATCGTGCTCAGCGCCAGTCCCGCGGGCACCGGGTACGTTCCGGCCAATCTGGTCCCCGCGCTGGCCGAGGCGGACAACGACCATCCCGTCCTCTACGACAACGGATGCCACCGCAATCTGAGCCAGACCGACCTCGCCGACTGTGTCATCGGACCCAACCGTGGCGCCCCACGCGTGGTGTTGTTCGGTGATTCCCACGCCGCGCAGTGGTATCCGGCGCTACGACCGCTCGCCGAAAGCGGCGAGGTGCGGCTGGAGGCGCACACCAAGAGCGGCTGCCCGGCCGCGCCGCCACCTGATATCGCCTCGACCAGCTGCCCGACCTGGGTCGACAAAGTGGCCGACCGGCTCACCGCAGACCCGCCGGCGCTGGTGATCCTCGGCAATTTCGGCAAGCTCTACTTCACCGACGGGGAGAACCGCGGACAGCGCTGGCGGGAAGCGCTGACCGCAGCGATCGAACGGCTGCCCGCCCGGTCGCATCTGGTCCTGCTCGCCGACACCCCGTCCACCGGGACGACACCCTCGATCTGCCTGGCCCGCTTCACCGATGACGCCGACTACTGCGGGCTCGACAGGACCAAGGCGCTGGACTCCGAGTTGCGGGCCGTGGAGCGCGCCGTCGCGGAGAAGTACGAGAACGTGTCCTATATCGACTTCACCGAATTGTTCTGCAATGCCACCATGTGCCCCAGCGTCATTGGCGACACCCTCGTGTACCGGGACGGCAGTCACATCACGACGGAGATGAGTCGGGTGCTCTCCGGCGCGTTCATCGCCGCGGCGGAAAGCTACCTGCGCCCGCCCGCGACGGGCCCGACGCCGCCGCGCCAGGACATCCTCACCATGTTCAAGGGCACCCGCCCTGCACCGCTTCGGCCGGTGGGCGTCAACTGAGGTAATTCGCTCGCGCCCAACATGTCTGAATCGTTCAGCCAACCCGGCGCCAGAGCACAGTGAGTCACAAGTTTGCCGCCCTACTGTGAACGTTGGCAGAAGGAGGGGCAATGAGACGCATCGCCGTGGCCGCAGCAACGATCGCCGTGACAGCCGGTGTGCTCTTCACCGCGGCGCCCGCCCAGGCCGACGAACCGGATACCACGTCGGAGACGTCCAGCACCAAGGTGATTCACCATCGATTCCAGTTGCACTTCCTGGATCGTGACCCGCACATGGCGCCCCGAGGCATGACGCACAGCGTGCGGCACGCGCACCGCCCGGGCACCGGGTAGGCGACCTGTTCGTCCGACACGCCGAGCGCGTTGCGGTACGGTTGTGACGGCTAACATCTGGCAGCGATGCCATGAACGCGGTCATCACGGTCGAGGGGACGGCTGGGGCGGCGCGCACGGCAGCAACGTGGACCTGGGGGCAGGCGTTGAAGAGAAGAACCTTGACGACGGGGGCCATCGTGACCGCCATCGGCGCGCTCATACTCGTCACACCGTATCGACCGAAGGACTGGGCCTCCCGCCGTTACGCGTGGGATCCGAATGCCCACGAATACCACGGACCCCGTTCGGGTTCCTGAAGCTGCGCGACACGCATAGGCGACGTGGCGCACTGCCGCGTCGGTAAATGTTCTGGGCCAATGTCTTTCGTGCGAGCCCGGCATCGCCACCCGGGCCGTTGCCCCGCGCGCCGAAAAGTTCCGCCCGACACGCCCACCCACCGGCCATAGGATTAGCTGCGAACGACAGGGGCCGACACATGACCGATCCACTCTTCGTCCAGACCGATGGCGTACGGAACTACTCAGCACGGCACTCCCAGGTGGTCTCCGGGCTCTCCGGGCTGACCGGCGCCGAAGACACCGGCGTGCAGAACAGCCACGGCGCCATCGCCTCTTCCGTGAGCGGCGCGCTGACCGATGTTCTCAGCCGGCGCAGCAGCACCATGGGTGTCACATCGACCTCCGCCGCCACCATCGCCGATCTGCTGCAGAAGGCGGCCCGCGCGTACGCCGCGGGCGATGAGGAAGGCGGCTCCCGCCTGCAGGCGGCGGCCGCGGCACTGGAAGGCCAGAGCGGGCCGCGCGGCGGAGCCCCCGGGACAGCCGGCGCGGCCGGATCACACGTCCCCGCCGCCGGTGGCAGCGCCGACATGACGGGGCAGATGGGTCAGATCATGGGTCAGGTCGGCCAACAGGTCGCCCAGTTGGTCCAGGCCGTCACCGCTCCGCTGGCGGGCCTGGCACAGGGCCTGCAGCAGGTGCCACAACAACTCATGCAGGGCATTGCCCAGGCCGCCCAGGCGGCAGAGGCCGCCGACCCCGACGAGGGCGCGACGCCCGAGGGCGAACGCGACGCCGAGTCCGAGCGCGAAGACGAAGCCGCCGAGCGCGAGAAGGCCGAACCGGCCCCGGTCCAGCAGGCACAGCCATCCCAGAGCTCCCCGTCGGGTCCCGCGCCCATCGAGACAACCCAGCCGGTCCGGCCGGCACCGACCCGCCCGCAGGTCGACTAGGTCGCCACCAGTGCTCCGCCGGCCAGCAGCAGAGTGCGCTGCACTCCGATGTCGGCCAGGAAGCGCTCATCGTGGCTCACCACCACGAACGCTCCGCGATAGGCGTTCAGGGCCGACTCCAGCTGAGCGACGCTGGACAGATCCAGGTTGTTGGTCGGCTCGTCCAGCAGCAGCAGTTGCGGCGCCGGCTCGGCGAACAGCACACACGCCAGTGTCGCGCGCAGACGTTCCCCACCCGAAAGCGCGCCGATCGGGAGGTCGACGCGGTCACCGCGGAACAGGAACTGCGCCAACAGATGCCGGCGCCGGGTCACCGACAGCCCGGGCGCGTAGGTCGCCAGGCAATCGGCCACCGACGCCTGTTCGTCGAGCAGATCCAGCCGTTGGGACAGGTAGGCGATGCGACCGCCACTGCGCTGCACCTCACCGGCGTCGGGCTGCAGGTCACCGGAGATGATCCGGAGCAGCGTCGACTTCCCCACCCCGTTTGCACCGGTCAGCGCGATTCGCTCCGGACCGCGAATGTCGAGATCGAGAGCGGTGAACATCCTTGACCCCACACCGGATCCGGCGAACATCACCCGGCCGGCGGGCACCTCGGTATCGGGCAGGTCCAGGGCCAGCACATCGTCATCGCGCAGCGCCCGCTCGGCGTCGTCGAGCCGGACGCGGGCGTCGCCGACCCGCCGGGCGTGCACATCGTCGGCCTTGGCCGCCGACTGCTGAGCATCCCGTTTCAGCTTGCCGGCAACGATTTTCGGCAGGCCCGCGTCCTTGAGATTGCGTTTGGCGGTCGACGCCCGCTTGTCGGCTCGCTCACGCGCCTGCTGCATCTGCTGCTTGTGCCGTTTGAGTTCCTGCTCGGCGTTGCGGACATTGCTCTCGGCGACTTCCTGGGCGGCCTGCACCGCCACCCGGTAATCGCTGAATCCGCCGCCGTAGAACGACATCTCGCCGGCCCGCAACTCCGCGATCGCGTCCATCCGGTCCAGCAACACCCGGTCGTGGCTGACCACCAGCAGGCATCCGCCGAAATCCTCCAGTGCGCCGTAAAGCCGTTGGCGGGCATCGCTATCCAGATTGTTGGTGGGCTCATCGAGGAGCAGGACATCGGGGCGGCGCAACAGCTGCGCGGTCAGTCCCAGCGACACCACCTGCCCGCCCGACAGCGTCGACAACGGGCGGTCCAGCTCCAGATCCAGCCCGAGCCGATCGAGTTCCGCGCGGGAGCGTTCCTGGATATCCCAGTCCTCACCGATGGCGGCGAACACGGCGTCACTGGCGTCCCCGGCAGCCAGCGCGTCCAGCGCGGCCACCACCGGAGCCACTCCGAGCACGTCGGAGACGGTGTGCTGGGCCAGGAACGGCAGATTCTGCGGCAGGTAGCCGAGCACCCCGTCGACCACCACGGCACCGGCCGAGGGTCTGAGTTCGCCGGCGATCAGCCGCAGCAGCGTGCTCTTGCCGGCGCCGTTGGGCGCCATCAGCCCGAATCGGCCGCGGCCGAAGGAGCAGGACAGATCCGCGAACACCGGGGTGTCATCGGGCCACTGGAACGAAAGATGGGAACAGACAACAGACATGCGGGAACTCCACAGTGAGGAGAGGTTTTCCAGGACGACAGAGGAGATCTCGGGACTTACCCGGAGATGT
It includes:
- a CDS encoding acyltransferase family protein; translated protein: MPIDPGQRYGDGYVNYVSGVTVIGSQCAGSQREVAGINEKRLDIQGMRAVAVLLVVLFHAEIPGFGGGYVGVDVFFVISGFLISTHLLKSLRDHGRVGFGAFYARRARRLLPAAVVVILATVLAARLLVSPIQFGYVIKDAIAATFYVPNLWFAYNATDYLAEKTPSLFLHYWSLGVEEQFYLLWPVLLAILFRFCKARWTLAIAMSALIVVSFAVCLYSTTYAQPDAFFLLPARVWEFGLGALVALALFDGRKLFAPRIAAALGWVGLLAIIGAAMVFTTKTVYPGSAVAIPVLGAALLIAAGTAPGGPAGILSVRPVTWIGDISYSLYLVHWPVLMLPVAAGAYMEHLPMWARIALAMACVPLAWLLYTYVEIPGQRVGWLTASRPRRTFGVAAAAMATVVVTAVTAGMVVQSRLDNGRPAQPIVLSASPAGTGYVPANLVPALAEADNDHPVLYDNGCHRNLSQTDLADCVIGPNRGAPRVVLFGDSHAAQWYPALRPLAESGEVRLEAHTKSGCPAAPPPDIASTSCPTWVDKVADRLTADPPALVILGNFGKLYFTDGENRGQRWREALTAAIERLPARSHLVLLADTPSTGTTPSICLARFTDDADYCGLDRTKALDSELRAVERAVAEKYENVSYIDFTELFCNATMCPSVIGDTLVYRDGSHITTEMSRVLSGAFIAAAESYLRPPATGPTPPRQDILTMFKGTRPAPLRPVGVN
- a CDS encoding ABC-F family ATP-binding cassette domain-containing protein, translating into MSVVCSHLSFQWPDDTPVFADLSCSFGRGRFGLMAPNGAGKSTLLRLIAGELRPSAGAVVVDGVLGYLPQNLPFLAQHTVSDVLGVAPVVAALDALAAGDASDAVFAAIGEDWDIQERSRAELDRLGLDLELDRPLSTLSGGQVVSLGLTAQLLRRPDVLLLDEPTNNLDSDARQRLYGALEDFGGCLLVVSHDRVLLDRMDAIAELRAGEMSFYGGGFSDYRVAVQAAQEVAESNVRNAEQELKRHKQQMQQARERADKRASTAKRNLKDAGLPKIVAGKLKRDAQQSAAKADDVHARRVGDARVRLDDAERALRDDDVLALDLPDTEVPAGRVMFAGSGVGSRMFTALDLDIRGPERIALTGANGVGKSTLLRIISGDLQPDAGEVQRSGGRIAYLSQRLDLLDEQASVADCLATYAPGLSVTRRRHLLAQFLFRGDRVDLPIGALSGGERLRATLACVLFAEPAPQLLLLDEPTNNLDLSSVAQLESALNAYRGAFVVVSHDERFLADIGVQRTLLLAGGALVAT
- a CDS encoding TIGR00730 family Rossman fold protein, whose protein sequence is MSETSPWAVCVYCASGPTHPELLELATDVGRAIADRGWTLVSGGGNVSAMGAVADGARQRNGRTIGVIPKALVHRELADIAADELVVTDTMRERKQVMEDRADAFIALPGGIGTLEEFFEAWTAGYLGMHDKPIVMLDPFGHYDGLLSWLRGLVDTGYVGERALDRLVLVTDVETALSACSPSH
- a CDS encoding type VII secretion target; this encodes MTDPLFVQTDGVRNYSARHSQVVSGLSGLTGAEDTGVQNSHGAIASSVSGALTDVLSRRSSTMGVTSTSAATIADLLQKAARAYAAGDEEGGSRLQAAAAALEGQSGPRGGAPGTAGAAGSHVPAAGGSADMTGQMGQIMGQVGQQVAQLVQAVTAPLAGLAQGLQQVPQQLMQGIAQAAQAAEAADPDEGATPEGERDAESEREDEAAEREKAEPAPVQQAQPSQSSPSGPAPIETTQPVRPAPTRPQVD